A genome region from Streptomyces pratensis includes the following:
- a CDS encoding STAS domain-containing protein codes for MTADELHVVVEAPDDGVVLIRVRGSLDGWSDPSELVEALEAAAGGGGRLTVADLSRLEFADSTGLHVLLNARHRHTDAGVRLVLAGPLGTEVRRLLDVSGTLDAFTIADTVDAALTC; via the coding sequence ATGACGGCAGATGAACTGCATGTGGTCGTGGAGGCCCCGGACGACGGTGTCGTCCTGATCCGTGTCCGGGGGAGCCTGGACGGGTGGTCGGATCCTTCCGAGCTGGTCGAGGCGCTGGAGGCGGCCGCCGGAGGCGGTGGGCGGCTGACCGTGGCCGACCTGTCCCGGCTGGAGTTCGCCGACTCGACGGGGCTGCACGTCCTGCTGAACGCCCGGCACCGCCACACCGACGCCGGGGTGCGGCTGGTCCTGGCCGGGCCTCTGGGCACGGAGGTACGCAGGCTCCTCGACGTCTCGGGAACCCTGGACGCCTTCACGATCGCCGACACGGTGGACGCGGCGCTGACGTGCTGA